The following coding sequences are from one Lolium rigidum isolate FL_2022 chromosome 6, APGP_CSIRO_Lrig_0.1, whole genome shotgun sequence window:
- the LOC124662705 gene encoding probable LRR receptor-like serine/threonine-protein kinase At1g51820 → CTSGNSCKVAAKRKSKVAIYIVVPVLVIVVIVSVALVAFCLLRRRNQQRGLMNKTTIKPENEEEMSTGYGDDSDSLRLVENRRFTYEELDMITNGFQRVLGRGGFGNVYDGFLQDGIQVAVKLRSHSSNQGNKEFLAEAQILTRIHHKNLVSMIGYCKDGEYMALVYEYMAQGTLREHIAGSNHNGNLPWGERLRIAHESAQGLEYLHKGCNPPLIHRDVKATNILLNARLEAKIADFGLSKAFDQHNDAYISTNTLVGTPGYVDPEYQATMQPTTKSDVYSFGVVLLELVTGKQAILSDPEPTSIIYWARRRLARGNIESVVDARMPSDYDVNSVWKVTEIALKCTAQASKQRPTMADVVAQLQECIDLEAGRAHGLHTSGNSGEDSSWNYNAYTSTQSADVSNDTTFETELRMPTVVTGPGPAAR, encoded by the exons TGCACCAGCGGTAATTCATGTAAAGTTGCTGCTAAAAGAAAGAGCAAAGTGGCCATCTACATTGTCGTCCCAGTACTTGTCATTGTGGTGATAGTATCTGTGGCACTAGTAGCCTTTTGCCTGCTAAGACGGCGGAACCAGCAGCGAG GATTGATGAACAAGACCACAATAAAGCCAGAAAACGAGGAAGAAATGTCGACGGGCTATGGCGATGACAGTGATTCGCTGCGGCTAGTTGAGAACCGCCGGTTCACGTATGAGGAACTCGATATGATAACCAATGGCTTCCAGCGAGTGCTCGGCCGGGGAGGCTTCGGCAATGTCTACGATGGCTTCTTACAGGATGGCATTCAAGTGGCAGTGAAGCTACGGTCTCACTCCTCCAATCAAGGAAACAAGGAGTTCCTAGCAGAG GCTCAGATTTTGACCCGGATTCATCACAAGAACCTTGTCTCTATGATTGGTTACTGCAAGGACGGGGAGTACATGGCACTTGTGTACGAGTACATGGCCCAAGGAACCCTACGAGAGCACATTGCCG GAAGCAACCACAACGGAAATTTACCATGGGGAGAGAGACTTCGAATTGCACATGAATCTGCACAAG GGTTGGAGTATCTACACAAGGGGTGCAATCCACCCCTTATCCACAGAGACGTCAAGGCCACCAACATCCTACTGAATGCAAGGTTGGAAGCCAAGATCGCCGATTTTGGCTTGTCCAAGGCCTTTGACCAGCACAACGACGCCTACATTTCTACAAATACACTTGTTGGTACACCCGGGTACGTCGATCCGGAATACCAGGCCACTATGCAACCAACGACTAAGAGTGATGTGTACAGCTTCGGCGTGGTGCTTCTAGAATTAGTCACAGGGAAGCAGGCCATCCTTTCGGATCCAGAGCCCACAAGCATCATCTATTGGGCACGGAGGCGACTGGCCCGAGGCAACATCGAGAGTGTAGTGGACGCGCGCATGCCCAGCGATTACGATGTGAACAGTGTGTGGAAGGTGACGGAGATCGCCCTCAAATGCACCGCACAAGCGTCGAAACAACGACCCACCATGGCTGACGTGGTGGCACAATTGCAGGAGTGCATCGACCTCGAGGCAGGCCGTGCTCATGGCTTGCACACCAGTGGTAACAGCGGCGAGGACTCGAGCTGGAATTATAATGCTTACACTAGTACGCAGTCCGCTGATGTGAGCAACGATACTACATTTGAGACAGAGCTTAGAATGCCTACGGTGGTCACAGGTCCAGGTCCAGCTGCACGTTGA
- the LOC124668164 gene encoding uncharacterized protein LOC124668164 produces MLRLRSSCILTRLLSSSPAASSTSPLHRLLSAAAPVPAASPSPCFSVEQYLVDTCSLTTAQVAKASTKLSHLKSPTNPDAVLAFLAVLGLSTADVAALVAKDPQFLCAGVETTLAPVVLGLTGIGLSNKDIARLLSLVPSSFRRRYVVSNLQYCLLLYGSYQNLLRALKSGNSLLTYSLERIIKPNVVILRDCGLADSDIAKLSIGMPRMLTTNPERVRVFLACTQGLGVSPGSPMFRHALHAVAFLGEEKISAKAEHLKKTFRWSDAEVCIAVSKAPMLLTRSKGMLQSKSEFLISQVGLKPAYVAHRPVMISLSLQGRLRPRYYVLKFLKEKGLLHHNLGYYTIVQATEKVLLDKYISPHSEAAPHLAQDYAAACRGEVPARFIFA; encoded by the coding sequence atgcTCCGCCTGCGCAGCAGCTGCATCCTCACCCgtctcctctcttcctctcccgccgcctcctccacctcccctcTCCACCGACTGCTCTCAGCGGCTGCGCCCGTGCCTGCTGCCTCCCCAAGCCCCTGCTTCTCCGTCGAGCAGTACCTCGTCGACACCTGCAGCCTCACCACAGCGCAAGTCGCCAAGGCCTCCACCAAGCTCTCCCACCTCAAGTCCCCCACCAACCCCGACGCCGTCCTCGCCTTCCTCGCCGTTCTCGGCCTCTCcaccgccgacgtcgctgccctcgtcgccaAGGACCCGCAGTTTCTCTGCGCCGGCGTGGAGACGACCCTGGCCCCTGTCGTCCTTGGCCTCACCGGAATCGGCCTCTCAAATAAAGACATCGCGCGCCTCCTCTCGCTTGTGCCATCCAGCTTCCGCCGTAGGTACGTCGTCTCCAACCTACAATACTGCCTGCTGCTCTACGGCTCCTACCAGAACCTCCTCCGAGCGTTGAAATCCGGCAATAGTCTCCTCACATACAGCCTCGAGAGGATCATAAAGCCCAACGTCGTGATCCTGCGGGACTGCGGTCTAGCTGACTCTGATATTGCCAAGCTGAGCATAGGTATGCCGAGGATGCTCACCACCAACCCGGAGCGCGTCCGGGTGTTCCTGGCTTGCACCCAAGGTTTAGGCGTGTCCCCTGGCTCTCCGATGTTCAGACACGCGCTGCACGCCGTCGCATTcctcggcgaggagaagatctccgCGAAAGCGGAGCACTTGAAGAAGACGTTCAGGTGGTCGGATGCTGAGGTGTGTATTGCTGTTTCTAAGGCTCCGATGCTGCTCACCAGGTCCAAGGGCATGCTGCAGAGCAAATCGGAGTTTCTTATCTCTCAGGTGGGGTTGAAACCGGCGTACGTTGCTCACCGGCCCGTAATGATCAGTCTTAGCCTGCAGGGCCGGCTCAGGCCCCGGTACTATGTCCTAAAGTTTCTAAAGGAAAAGGGATTGCTACATCACAATTTGGGGTACTATACAATTGTCCAGGCGACCGAGAAGGTACTCTTGGACAAGTACATATCCCCTCACAGTGAAGCCGCACCGCACCTCGCTCAAGACTATGCAGCCGCTTGCAGAGGAGAAGTGCCTGCTAGATTCATATTTGCTTGA